The sequence GGGCCACGCCATTGCGAGCTACTGGGATACTCAGCTCGGGCTGCGCTACGACACCGGCGAGGGGCCGGACCGCTCCTGGCTCGCATTCGGCATTCAGGGGCTTGCCCCGTACTGGTTCGAGCTCGATGCCACGGCTTACCTGGGTAGCGAAGGGCGGACGGCCTTGCGTGTCGAGGCGGAATACGAACTTCCCATCACGCAACGCCTTGTGTTGCAGCCGCGTGGCGAGATCAATCTGTACGGCAAAAAGGATGAAGCCAACGGAATGGGTAGTGGCTTGACCGACGCCACTGTCGGACTGCGCCTGCGTTACGAGATCTCTCGCCAGTTTGCGCCTTACATCGGCGTGGAGTGGAACAACAAGTTTGGCCAGACGGCCGATTTTGCGCGTGCCGAAGGCGCGTCGACCCGCGAAACCCGCTGGGTGGCGGGTCTGCGCTTCTGGTTCTGACAACGTCGACTCATACGACGATTTTTGGCAACCCATCATCCCCCAGGAGAAACACATGATGAAGACAACGCTTTCACTGATCGCTTTCAGCCTTTTACCCACATTCGCTGTTGCCGGCGGCGGTCACAGTGGCGGGCACGCCATGCCCATGCACGAAGAAAAGGCCGGTCACATGCATGATGTCCCTCATGCAGAGGATCACGCGGCAAACGTGGGCGTTCCAGGCAATCCGGCGGATGTCGTGCGGACCATCGACGTGTTGATGGACGACAGCATGCGATTTGTGCCTGATGAGATCACCGTCAAGGCGGGCGAGACCATCCGCTTCTTTGCCCGCAACACGGGCAAGATGAAGCACGAAATGGTGATTGGCTCGATGGCAGATCTCAAGTCCCATGCCGAGATGATGCGCAAGTTTCCCGGTATGGAGCATGAAGAGCCGAACATGATCACGCTCAAGCCCGGTCAACGTGGCGGTATTGTGTGGAAGTTCGACAAGCCCGGCACTGTGGATTTCGCCTGCCTCGTCCCCGGCCACATGGAGGCGGGTATGATTGCCAAGGTTACCGTGACTGAATAGTCGTCATCCGTTTTAAAGGCCCCGTAGTGCTGACCCCAAGATGACAATAATGTCATCTTGGGGTCAGCATTTTGTGGGGATGCCGGGCGTAGTCTTGAACACAGGATTTCAACTGGAGAGCCATCATGAAAACCTTGGCAACGACACTTTTGAGCATGTCTGTCTTTTTGACCGTACCGGCGTTTGCCGATCAAAGTCACCACCCGGAGCAGGCGGCGGCCGAGATGCCGGCCAGTGTGACGTTTGAGCGAATGCAGGACAACCTCAAGATCATGCAGGCGCAACTTCAGCGCGCGGCGGGTGCAAAAACCGACGAAGCGCGGCAGAAGGCCATGGCCGAGCACATGCAGACCATGCGTGAAAACATGGGCATGGTGCAGGGTATGCAAGGCGGCATGATGGCCTGCCCGATGATGCAGGGCGGGAAGGGCATGATGGGCGGCGACGGGATGTCGAAAGACATGGGTTCTCGCATGCACAACATGGAGCAGCGCATGGACATGATGCAGATGATGATGCAGCGCATGTCCGGTGCTCAGGGCGCGGGCAGTATGCCGATGCCGATGCCCAAGTGAGGCTGATGGCAGCGGTGGTGTGCAATAGCACCACCGCTGCCTCAACGGGAGCTACAGCCATGACATGGTTGAACAATCTATTTGCCGGATTGCGTCGCTGGATGGCGTCCAACGCCCAGGCGCATGCCAATGCCAAGCCGCACGCGTGCTGCTCGGCGCCGCCGCCCGGAGCCGGCCGGCGGCAGCAATGATCTCAAAGGACGTTTGTATGAAGAAAGCCCTTGGTGTTGCCACGCTGTTTATCTTGATGGTGTTTTCGGTCGGCGCATCGGCGCAAGCCTGGGATGTCCCGAAGCCATCGCAGGGCTTGATGCCGAATCCGAGCGCCGGAAAGCCGCTGTTCGAAAAGAATTGTGCGTCCTGTCATGGCGTCGATCTGAGCGGAACCGACAAAGGCCCGACTTTTTTGAATCGTGTCTATGAGCCCTCACATCACGGTGATGTGGCATTTCAGCTCGCTGCAAAAAATGGCGCGCGCGCCCATCACTGGAAGTTCGGTGACATGCCTCCCGTGCCGGGCGTAACCCCCGACGATGTAGCCCACATTACGGCCTACGTCCGCATGCACCAGCGCAAGGCGGGTATTCGATAGTGACGCATGGTGCGATCTACGGCGCTTCATCAACCAGCCGGCAGGATTGCCGCCTGAAGCGCACGGCCTGATTCGCGCAAGGAGAAAGAAACGATGTGGGCATACATGACGGAGGGGCAGGGATGGAGCCATATGGGGAGCGGCATAATCTTCATGGCGGTTTTCTGGTTGCTGGTCATCGTATTTGTCGTGATGTTTGTCGCTCGCTTGCTGCGCCCCCGAACCAGCGACGAAACGTTGCAGGAGCCCACCGCGCAGGACGTGCTTAAAAAACGTTACGCGGCAGGGGAGATCGGCCGAGATGAATATGAGCAGAAAATGCGCGATCTTCGAACGTGATATCGTTGGATCGAAGCTGGCTTGCTCGCGGTCGAAGATCACCTGCTCGATGTCGGTGCCCGCGAAACGTCGGTGCCGGTTCTGGCTCAGCGTTGAGGCGTCGGGCACCTTGTCGGTCAGGCTCAAATCCAGGAACCACCGATACGTCACATTCACCTGGATCTCGCGCATCAGCTGGCGCTCTGAGCGCACACCGAACAGGTAGCCGATGAACAGTATCTTGAACAACACAACCGGATCGAGTGCCGGCCGACCGTTATCTGTGTAGTACAGGTGCGCGGTCGCCTCGCGGATGAACTCGTACTGCGCAATTTTGCGCAGCTGATGATCGGTGGCGACCAACTCTTCGAGTGTCACCATCTCGAGAGCGTGCTGTTTGGGGCTGGGGGCTTGTGAGCATTGGGGGCATTGCGCAAAGAGCGTATCCCAATTAGACAAAAGCCCCGGCCAGAAGGCCAGGGCTTTGTCAGCAGTCTGAGGCGGGGCAAAAGCCCCGCCTCATGGGTCAGCGCGGGGCGAAGGCGTCGCGCATGTACTTAACGACCTCGACCACGTCCGCCTCGGTCAGGTCTGCATTGCCCCCCTTGGGCGGCATCGCCATCGGCGAACCAGGACTCTGGAAGCCGTTCAGCACATTTTGCACCAGTACTTCTTCCGGCTGGCTGAGGGGGCCGCCCTTGTCGGTAAAGTCCGGCACGCCCGGCAGCACGCCCTTGCCATCCGGACCGTGACAAGCAATGCATGTCTGTTCAAATACGCTCTTACCCGGGCCGGCCACCGCCATCGGCACAACGCCCATCAGCACCAGACCGGTTAGAGATGCCGCAAGGCGACATGTCAATTTCGATGAAATCATCAATTGCTCTCCTGCAGGAATTTGATGATGTCGCGTGTGTCCTGACCGGTCAGACCGGCACGCACGCGCATATGGTAGGCACTGGAGTACCAATAATCGTCTCTAAGGTCCTTGGGGTCGCGGATGTTGTGGCAGCGCCCGCAGTTGGCGGCCCACAGTTTGGCGCCTTGAACAAAATCGGCTTTCTGTGCTGTCTTCTGCTCTGCTGCCGTGGCCGGTACCAGAGAGCCCCCCAGCGCCAGCACGGCGCAGGTCATCGCGATCCGCAGGGTCGCTCGCATGATTTTTTGCATGACGTGATTCCTCCTCAGAAGCCGTAGGTCAGTTGCAGCAGCAGCCGGTCGTCATCGCTCGACTTGCCGTCAAGGCCATCGTTAAACTCGTAGGCCACTTTGCCAATGATGCTGGAT comes from Denitromonas sp. and encodes:
- a CDS encoding copper resistance protein B, whose product is MDVADASPPASRMKQATAPAAMPMGAMDHGDMNMQGGPAPADARDPHAYSGGYTLDGGKYALAGPRQLRLADEHSFGTLLVNRLERVDTRDATSTAFDTQAWFGRDYDRFVVKLEGDYANGRVEEARTELLWGHAIASYWDTQLGLRYDTGEGPDRSWLAFGIQGLAPYWFELDATAYLGSEGRTALRVEAEYELPITQRLVLQPRGEINLYGKKDEANGMGSGLTDATVGLRLRYEISRQFAPYIGVEWNNKFGQTADFARAEGASTRETRWVAGLRFWF
- a CDS encoding cupredoxin family protein, producing MMKTTLSLIAFSLLPTFAVAGGGHSGGHAMPMHEEKAGHMHDVPHAEDHAANVGVPGNPADVVRTIDVLMDDSMRFVPDEITVKAGETIRFFARNTGKMKHEMVIGSMADLKSHAEMMRKFPGMEHEEPNMITLKPGQRGGIVWKFDKPGTVDFACLVPGHMEAGMIAKVTVTE
- a CDS encoding cytochrome c → MPNPSAGKPLFEKNCASCHGVDLSGTDKGPTFLNRVYEPSHHGDVAFQLAAKNGARAHHWKFGDMPPVPGVTPDDVAHITAYVRMHQRKAGIR
- a CDS encoding SHOCT domain-containing protein translates to MFVARLLRPRTSDETLQEPTAQDVLKKRYAAGEIGRDEYEQKMRDLRT
- a CDS encoding c-type cytochrome, whose translation is MISSKLTCRLAASLTGLVLMGVVPMAVAGPGKSVFEQTCIACHGPDGKGVLPGVPDFTDKGGPLSQPEEVLVQNVLNGFQSPGSPMAMPPKGGNADLTEADVVEVVKYMRDAFAPR